Genomic segment of Pseudomonas sp. DY-1:
CTGCGCCGTACCAGCAAGGCGAGCCTGCCGGTACTGGCGGTGGGTCTGGGCATCTACCTGCCACCGACCATCGGCATGACCCTGGTGATCGGTGCCGCGCTGGGCTGGCTGATCGACAGCCGCCTGGCCAGGCGCACTCAGGCCACGGGGCAGGAGCTGGACCGCTATGCCGAAGTGCCGCGTCGCCGTGGTGTGTTGCTGGCCTCGGGGCTGATCGTCGGCGAGAGTCTGATGGGCATCCTGCTCGCCAGTCTGATCGGCACCACCGGCAAGGGTGCACCGCTGGCCCTCGTCGGACCCGGTTTCAGTCGTACGGCCGAATGGCTCGGCCTCGTCGTCTTCGCCCTGGTCTGCGCCGCGTTCTGCCGGCATGTGCTGGGTACGCAACGAGGGAGCGAGCTCATTCGCGAATGAATTCGCACAATCCAACATATAGGAGCGAGCTTGCTCGCGAACGGTCCGTGCACAACCTTTCGCGAGCAAGCTCGCTCCTACAGGTCAGTGCCCGCTCCGCCTAAATCACGCAGGTACTCCCAGGGATAGATCCCGCGCTCGTGCCCATCGCTGAACACCAGCTGCACGCCATAGCCCTGCAGCGCGATGCGTTCCAGGCGCACGTCTTGATCCACCAGCCCGATCACCCCACGCAGCCGCGCCGCCTTGCACTGCGAGCAAGGGCAGGCGCCGCGCAGGCGTGTATGGCTGATCTGCTGCTGCTCGCCGTCATCCCACTCCAGGCTCAGGCGCGCCTGGCTACGGGAGTTGCGCAGGGCTCTGGGGGCACCCATCAGGCGGCTCCCTGCAGTTGCGCCAGGGCGATACGCACGGCCTTGCGCACTTCCGGATCGCTGTCAGCTTCCGCGGCGCGCAGTGCAGGCAGCCCGGCGGCGTCACCCAGTTCCCCCAGGGCCAGTGCCGCCTCCTTGCGCAGGTTGGCAATGCCATGGCCGAGCAGTCCGGCCAGTTCGCCCAGGGCTTGCCGATAACGCAGGCGCCCCAGGGCACGGGCAGCGCGCAGGCGGACCTGCCAGTAATCGTCCTCCAGGGCCAGCACCAGCGCCGAACCGGCTTCAGCCAGGCCGACCTTGCCGAGGGTGGTGGCGGCTTCCTCACGGACCTGCCAAGTGCTATCACGCAGCGCTGCGTACAGGGCCGGCAACACGCCGGCATCACGGGCAAGACCAAGGGCTCCGGTGGCGGCGCGGCGCACTTCGAAGTCGGCATCGTCACTGGCCAGGCGCGCCAGTTGTGGCAGCGCAGCTTCGTGCTTGAGCCAGCCAAGGATGCCCACCGCCTCGCGGCGCACTGCGGCGTCGGCATCGGCCAGTGCCAGCAGCGCCGGGCCGGCTGCGTCCTCCAGGCGCAGTTCGCGCAAGGCACGCAATGCGCTACTGCGCACGAAGGCATCGGCATGGGTCACCCAGGGCAGAATCAACTGCCCAGCCTCCAGGCTCTTCAGCTCGCTCAGGCTCTGGGCGGCGGCCAGGCGCACGGGGTCGGCGGCGTCCGCCAGTGCGGCACAAAGCGCCTGCACCACTTCGGGTTCTTCCCAGGCCTCCAGCAGGCGCGCGGCCTCGGCGCGCACCTCGGCGGCCGGGTCCACCACCAGCGCATCGGTGAGCCAGGGCAGGCCCTCCGGGTCTTCCAGGTCGGCGAGTTCGATCAAGGCAATGCGGCGCACACCAGCATCGTCATCCACCAGGCGTGGCAGCAGCTCGAGGATCTCAGGGTTGTCGGTCTCACGATTGGTCATAGGGCGACTCGCAATGGCGGGTGGTCGGTGGGCAGTCCCAGCGGCGTCAGGCGTGGCAGCTCGCGGCCTTCTTCATGACGCAGCAGTTCCAGGCAATGACGCTTCAGGTGGGTGAAGCCAGGGCTGGTAAGCAGGCTGACACGGCGAGGCCGGGGGAAGTCCAGGCGCAGGTCTTCGATGAAGCGCCCGGGGCGCGGGCTCATTACCAGGATGCGATCGGCGAGGAACAGTGCTTCGTCGATGTCGTGGGTAACGAACACCACGGTGGTGCGGATGCGCGTCCAGATATCCAGCAGCAGCTCCTGCATGCGCGAGCGGGTCTGCGCGTCCAGGGCGCCGAAGGGCTCGTCCATCAACAAAAGCCGTGGGCGGTTGATCAGCACGCGAGCGATCTCGGCGCGCTGCTGCATGCCGCCGGAGAGCTGGCTGGGCCAGCGTCCGGCGAAGTCGCCCAGCCCCACCAGGCCGAGGAACTCTGCGGCACGACGCTGCCTTTCGAGCTTGCCGATGCCCTGCATCTTCAGGCCGAAGGCGACGTTGTCGAGCACGTTGCGCCAGGGCAGAAGCGTGTGATGCTGGAACACCATGCCGCGCTCGGGAGAAGGTCCCTCAACCGGCTGGCCATCCACCTCCAGGCTTCCGGCGCAGGGCTTGAGGTGGCCCGCCAGGGCGCCGAGCAAGGTGGACTTGCCGCAGCCGGAGGGGCCGAGGATGCAGACGAACTCTCCCGGCGCGATGGCGAAATCCAGGGCCTGCACCGCCTCGAAGGCATCGCGGCCCTGTCCCAGGCGGATGGAGACGCCCCGAGCCTCGATGCGGCCGGGTTCCACTGCGCGTTCGAAGCTGCTCATCAGGCGTTCCTCCGCGCGTGGTACCAAGGGGTGGCGAGCGCGCCCAGGCGTTTGACCAGGGCGCTGCTGCCCATGCCGAGCAGGCCGATCAGCAGCATGCCGACGACGATGTCGGCGTAGTTCTGCACCACGTAGGACTCCCAGGTGTAATAACCGATGCCGAACTGCCCGGAGATCATCTCCGCGGTGACCAGGCAGAACCACGACGTGCCCATGCCGATGGCAAGGCCGGTGACGATGCTCGGCGCCGCGCCGGGCAGGATCACCTCGCGCAGGATCGCCAGTCGCCCGGCCCCCAGGCTGCGCGCCGAGGCGATCAGGCGCGGGTCCACCGCTTCCACGCCATGCACGGTGTTGAGCAGGACCGGAAACAGCGCGCCGGTGAAGGTGATGAACACCATCGACAGTTCGGACGAGGGGAACATCAGGATGGCCAGGGGAATCCAGGCCACCGCGGGAATCGGCCGCAATACTTCCAGCGGCGGCAACAGGCTGTCCTCAGCCCATTTCGAGCGGCCGATGACCAGCCCCAGCAGCACACCCAGCAGGGCCGCGGCGAGGTAGCCGGCGAAGACTCGCGACAGGCTGCTGGCGAGGTGCGGCAGCAGCTTGCTGGAGTGCGCCAGCTGCCAGGCCGCGTCGAGCACGGCGGCGGGCGTGGGCACGTAGGTGAAGGTGAACAGCCCGAGGTCCAGTCGCGCATTGGCAGCCAGCTGCCAGAACAGCAGGCAGACGGCCAATGAGGCGAGGCGCAGGGGCCAGCGGTAAAGGTTGGTCATGGAGCTCCTCCGATTCCCGCAGGGTGCGCCGTGTGCACCGGGAAGTCCGCATTGGGATTCCGGTGCGCGCAGCGCACCCTACGTTGGCATCAGCGCTGGGCTACCAGCTTCTGGTTGGCACTGACGAAATCGAGCGCGGTGCCGCCATGCTGCTGGGCGTACTGCTCGGCCTGCGACTTGAGCAGGAAGGCGCTCAGTTCACCCTTGTCGCTGCGCACGAACCAGGCCTGGTTGGCCAGCAGCTTGATGCCGCTGTCGGTGGCCTGGGCGTAGATGGCACGGATGTCCTTGCCCTCCTGCTCCAGCTGCGCCAGCGCGGTCAGTGCCGCTTCCGGCGAGGCGTAATGGCGCACCTTGTCTTCGCCGCGCACCCAGATCTGCGCCAGGCGCTTGAAGTCGGTGATGGGCTTGCCGGTGGCGGCGTCGTTGGCCTTGAGCGGCAGCGGGGCGTAATCCTTCAGGGCCTTGTCGTAGTCCTGACCCGCCGCCTTGAACGCCGCACGGATGTACTGGTCGTCGATGAACTTGGCGGTATCCAGGCCACGGTCGGTTTTTTTCAGGAGCTTCAGGGTATCGATGGAGGTGGCCACAGCCTTGCGGTACTCGGGCTTCCAGGTGAGGTCACGGGTCTGCAGGCCGAGCGGACCGTGGAACAGGTAGTTCACCTCGGCCTCGATGCCGGTGACCTTCTCGATCAGCTCGCTGTACTTCTCCGGTTCGGCGGCGAACAGGCGGTCGGCCTCCAGGCTGGCGCGCAGATAGGCGGTGACGATTTCCGGGTATTTCTTCGCATAGGCCGCATCCACCAGCGCCCCGTGGAAGGTAGGCGCCTCGGCCTGGGAGCCGTCGTAGATCTTGCGGGCGAAGCCACGGTTGGGGAACAGCTCGGCGAAGGGCACGAAGTCGGCGTGGGCCTCGATGCGGTTGCTGCGCAGGGCCGAGCCGGCGATCTCCGGCGGCTGGGCGATGATGCGCACGTCTTTCTCCGGGTCCCAGCCCTGGGCGGCAACGGCGCGCAGCAACATGCCGTGGGCAGTGGAGGCGAAGGGTACGGAAATGGTCTTGCCCTTGAGCTCGGCCAGCGATTGAACCGGCGACGAAGCCGGCACCACGATGCCGTTGCCGCTGCCCCGGGTGCTGCCCGACAGCACGCTGATGAACAGGCTCTGCTTGCCGGCATCCAGGTGGGCGACGCCGTTGAACGAGCCGGGGAAGTCGGCCATGGCGCCGAAGTCCAGCTTGCCGGCGACCATCTCGTTGGTCAGCGGCGCGCCGCTGGTGAAGTTCTTCCACTCCACCTGGTAGTCGGCGTCCTTGTACTTGCCGTCATGGGGCAGGTACTTCTCCAGCAGGCCCAGCTCACGGATGAGCAGACCGCCGGTGGCGCAGTTGATGGTGGTGTCCTGGGTGCCGATGGCGATACGGATGGTTTCCGCGGACGCGGACAGGCTGGAGATGGCCAGCGCGAGGCCGGCGACGGTTGCACGAAGACGCATGGGTTTTCCCCTCGAATCATGAGTGTTGGAATCGTCTCCGCCACGCGGTTGGGTGGTGGGAAACGAGGGGCTTTCAGGTTGGGCGTCCGGGGTTGGCCGGATGGCGGATTGCGTTTCAGTAGGAGCCAGCTTGCTGGCGAAGCTCTTGCCTGCAGGTCCGTTGTTCGCTCCTACAGGCTTCTCACGCTCGGTCAGCGCAGCAGGTAAGGGATTTCCACCCTCACCGCGCCGGTCGGGCAATCCTTCTCGCAGGGCATGCAGTACCAGCACTCGTCGAAGGCCATGTAAGCCTTCTGGGTAGCCGGGTTGATGGCCAAGAGGTCCATCGGGCAGACCTCGACGCAAACGGTGCAGCCCTTCTCGGCGATGCACTTGTCTTCGTCGATGGTCACCGGCGCGCTGCTGCGGAAGAAGATTTCCTGGGGTTGATGGGCCATTTCACGATTCCTTGGAGCCTGTGGCTCTCGGCTTTCTCTTTTGTGGGAGCGGCTGAAGCCGCTCCCACAGATACCTGCGTCATGCGGCGTCACTGCGGACCCGCAGGCGGTCATAGGCCTGCTGCTCCTCGGCATCCAGCGGGATCAGGTACGGCTCCACCGCTTTCTTGAAGCTGGTCATGCGGCCGTCCTCGCCCTTCTTCAGGTGACAGTGGCAGAACCACTCGGCGTCATTGCGTTCGGGGAAGTCCACGCGGTGGTGGTACAGGCCCCAGCGGCTCTCGGCGCGGAACAGCGAGGCGCGAGCGGCCATCTCGGCGCAGTCGCGGATTACCGCCACTTCCATCGCCCGCATCAGCTCATGGGGATTGCTGGCCTTCATCTGCGCCAGGTCCCGTTCGATCTCGGCGAAGCGCGCGAGACCGATCTCCATTTTCTTCGTCACCTTGGGCGGCTGCAGGTAGTCGTTGACCATGCGCCGCAGCTTGTATTCCACCTGCGCCGGCGGCAGGCCGTGCTCTCGCTCCAGCGGGGCAAAGACCCGCGCCCGCTCACGCGCCACCTGATCGGCATCGATCTCGGCGAAGTCGCGACCGGCCACGTAGTCCGCCGCGTTGACCCCGGCGAACCAGCCATAGGTGAAGGCGCCGAGCATGTAGTTGTGCGGCACCGCAGCCATGTCGCCCGCCGCGTACAGGCCTTTCACGGAAGTTTCGGCCTTCTCGTTGACCCACACGCCCGAGGCCGAATGGCCGGAGCAGAAGCCGATCTCGGAGATGTGCATCTCGACCATCTGCGAGCGGTAGTCGGTGCCCCGGTTGGCGTGGAACTGGCCACGACTGGGGCGCTCGTTGCTGTGCAGGATTTCCTCGATGGTCTGGATGGTTTCCTCGGCCAGGTGGTCGAGCTTGAGGAACACCGGGCCGTTGCCGCCTTCGAGTTCCTGGTGGAACTCCCACATCATCTGGCCGCTCCAGTAGTCGCACTCGATGAAGCGCTCGCCCTTGCTGTTGGTGGTGTAGCCGCCCAGCGGGCCAGTGACGTAGGCGCAGGCCGGGCCGTTGTAGTCCTTGATCAGCGGGTTGATCTGGAAGCACTCCAGGTTCGAAAGCTCCGCCCCGGCGTGATAGGCCATGGCGTAACCGTCGCCCGCATTGGTGGGGTTCTCGTACGTTCCCATCAGGTAACCGGAAGACGGCAGGCCGAGGCGGCCCGCAGCGCCGCAGGCGAGGATCACCGCCTTGGCGCGTATCACCCGGAATTCGCCACTGCGGCAGTCGAAGCCCATCACCCCGCAGGCCGCGCCTTCGCCATCCAGCAGCAGGCGGGTGCAGACGACGCGGTTGCTGATTTCCACACGCGCACGCTTGAGCTGGCGGTAAAGCACCTTCTTGATGTCGTGCCCTTCGGGCATCGGCAGCACGTAAGCGCCCATGTGGTGGACCTTCTTCACCGCGTAGTCGCCAGTCTCGTCCTTCTCGAACTTCACGCCCCAGCGGTCGAGTTGCTCGATGGTTTCGAAACTGTGGGTGGCATAGGCGTGCACGGTCGCCTGATTGACGATGCCGTCGTTGGCGATGGTGATTTCCTTGGTGTACTGCTCGGGCGTCGCGTGGCCGGGAATGATGGCGTTGTTCAGGCCGTCCATGCCCATGCTGATGGCGCCACTGCGCTTGACGTTGGCCTTGTCCAGCAACAGCACGCGCAGCTCGCGGTTCTTTTCCTTGGCTTTGATCGCGGCCATCGGGCCGGCGGTGCCACCGCCGATGACGACGATGTCGTATTCCTGTTCTCGGGTGCTCATGCCTGGGGCCCCTTCTGACGGTCGATGCGCAGGCGGTACTGGAAGGCGTCGCCGCGGTAGTAGAGATGTTCGAAGTCCAGCGGCGTGCCGTCGGCAGCGTGGGTCAGGCGCTCGATGCGCATGATCGGCGAGCCCTCCTCCACTTCCAGCGCCTGGGTCAGGTCGCCGTCGGCAAGCACCGCGTCGATGGCGAGATCGGCGTGACCCAAGGGAATGCCGCAATCGTTCTCGAGGATGAGGAAAATGTCGCGGGTGGCGAGGTCGGCCTTTTCCAGCTTCTCGCCCACGGCCTTCGGCAACCAGGTGATTTCCAGGGAGACCGGCTCGCGATTGATCAGGCGCACACGGCGGATTTCGGTCACCGGGCTGCCTTCCTCCACCTGCAGGCGCGCGGCGACCGGAGCGCTGGCCGGTACGTGCTTGAAACTGCGCAGGCGGTTGAGGACTTCGTAGCCCATCTGGGTCATGGACTCGGCCAGGCCCTGCAACGTGCTGACGTTCTGGAAGGCCTTGGGCTTGGCAACGAAGGTGCCCTTGCCGTGGATCTTGAAGATCAGGCCTTCCTTCTGCAGGTCGCCCAGCGCCTGGCGCACGGTAATGCGGCTGACGCCGAACGCCTTGCCCAGCTCGCTTTCCGAAGGCATGCGGCTGTGAGGCGGGTAGGTACCGTCGAGAATGCGTCCGCGCAGCAGCTCCTTGAGCTGGCTGTAGAGCGGTACCGGGGAGAGGGGTAGCAATTCGGCCATGTCGTTGTTCGCTCGTGATCCTGACTTGTTATAACAAGTTGTGGCGAGAGCATAGCGAGCATAAGAACGCGCCGTGAAATACCGATAACGAATAAGGTTAGAAGCGTGCCCGGGTGAGTTCCTGCAGGGGCGATTTCAGTCGCCCCTGCAGGATTCGACGTCGCCTGACACGAGGGGGGATCAGAGGCTATCCAGCGCCTGCACGAAGTCCGCGACGATGTCGGCCGCATCCTCGATACCCACCGACACACGGATGGTGCCGTCGTGAATATCCAGTTCGGCCAGCGCCTCCGGAGAGAGCGCGCGGTGGGAGGTCTTGCCGGGGTGGGTGATGCTGCTGGCGACCCCAGCGAGCGACGGCGCGAATGCCGTGTTCTTAAGGGCGCGGATCAGTGCATCCACCTCGGCCAGGCCGCCGTGCAGGGTGAAGCTGAGCATGCCCGAGGCGCCCTTGGGGAACAGCCGTTGTGCCAGGGCGTGGTCCGGATGCGACGGCAGGCCGGGGTAGAACACCTGGGCCACCTTCGGATGGGCTTCCAGGGCTTCGGCCAGGGCCTGGGCGTTGGCCGAATGGGCCTTCATGCGCAAGGCAAGGGTCTTGGCGCCACGGAAGGTCAGCCAGGCTTCGAAGGGGCTGGCGCTGCCGCCAGCGTTGATCTGGAAGCGGCGCGCCTGGGCGATCCATTCGGCATCGCCGACGAGGATGCCGCCGGTGGCGTCGCTGTGGCCGTTGAGGTACTTGGTGGTGCTGTGCAGCACCAGGTCGGCGCCCTCGGCCAACGGGTTGTAGAGCGCAGGGGACAGGAAAGTGTTGTCCACCAGCAACTTCAGGCCGCGTGCCCTGGCGAGCCTTGCCAGCGCCGGCACATTGCTGACCCGCACCAGCGGGTTGGAGGCGGTTTCTGTGTAGATGAGTTTCGTCGCCGGGGTAATGGCCGCTTCCACCGCCGCCAGGTCGTTGATCTCCACCAGGGTGGCCGTGATGCCGAAGCGCACCAGCTCCTTCTCGATCAGACTCTGGGTGGTACCGTACAGCTCGCGACTGGCGATCAGGTGGTCACCGGCACTCAGCCTCCCCAATAGTGCCGCGCTCACCGAGGCCATGCCGGACGCGGAGAACAGGGCCGCCGAACCACCTTCCAGCTGGCACACCAAGTCTTCCACCGCCGCCTGGTTGGGGTTGGCGATACGCGTGTACATGTAGTTGTCGGGGTTGCCGGCGAGGAAGTCGTCCACCTGCTCCAGCGAGTCGTAGACGAATACCGAAGATTCGTAGATGGGCAGGCTCTTGGGCCGGGTGACCATCCTGCGGTCGACATCGTTGCCGCTGTGGACCGAACGGGTGGAAAGGCCGGGTTTGGGGGTGGACATGGTGGGCTCCAGGGCGGGCAAGGGTTCCTGTAGGGGCGAATTCATTCGCCAAGGACCGCGAAGCGGGCCCCGACTCTGCAGGGCAAGCCTTCGGCCTGCTTGGCGAATGAATTCGCCCCTACAAGTTTCCTCGCCCCTGCAGAGCCGCTGCAGAAAAAAAAGAACGCCGACGATAGTCGAGACTCGTCGGCGTGAGGAGAGGCGGGTCATGCTCCCGCCACCGTGGCTAGCAGGTGATCAGAATGCCGGCACGACCGCGCCGGAGTACTTCTGCTCGATGAAGGCTTTCACTTCCGGGCTGGTCAGCGCAGCGGAGAGTTTCTTGATGGCGTCGCTGTCCTTGTTGTCCGGACGGGCCACCAGGTAGTTCACGTAGGGCGAGGTGCGGTCTTCCAGCACCAGGGCGTCCTTGGATGGGTTCAGCTTGGCTTCGAGTGCGTAGTTGGTGTTGATCAGGGCCAGGTCGACCTGGTCCAGCACACGGGGCAACAGGGCTGCTTCCAGTTCCTTGAACTTGAAGTTGTGCGGGTTCTCGGCGATGTCCTTCGGCGTGGCCAGGGCGTTCTTCGGGTCTTTCAGCTTGAGCAGGCCGGACTTCTGCAGCAGGAGCAGGGCGCGACCGCTGTTGCTGCCTTCGTTGGGGATGGCGATGGTGGCGCCGTCCGGCAGCTCTTTCAGGGACTTGTGCTTGCTGGAGTAACCGCCGAAGGGTTCGACATGGACGCCCTTGACGATCACCAGGTGGGTGCCTTTGCCGCTATTGAAGTTGTCCAGATAGGGCTTGGTCTGGAAGTAGTTGGCGTCCAGGTGCTTCTGGTCGACTTGCAGGTTGGGCTGCACGTAGTCGGTGAAGACCTTCACTTCCAGGTCCACGCCTTCCTTGGCCAGCTGAGGTTTGACCAGCTCGAGGATTTCGGCGTGCGGTACCGGGGTGGCGGCAACTACGAGCTTCTCGCCGGCCTGGGCGAGGGTGACGGAGAGGGCAGCGGCCAGGGCGGTCAACAGCAAGGTCTTCTTCATGGTGGTCCTTTTCGAATC
This window contains:
- a CDS encoding ABC transporter substrate-binding protein; this translates as MRLRATVAGLALAISSLSASAETIRIAIGTQDTTINCATGGLLIRELGLLEKYLPHDGKYKDADYQVEWKNFTSGAPLTNEMVAGKLDFGAMADFPGSFNGVAHLDAGKQSLFISVLSGSTRGSGNGIVVPASSPVQSLAELKGKTISVPFASTAHGMLLRAVAAQGWDPEKDVRIIAQPPEIAGSALRSNRIEAHADFVPFAELFPNRGFARKIYDGSQAEAPTFHGALVDAAYAKKYPEIVTAYLRASLEADRLFAAEPEKYSELIEKVTGIEAEVNYLFHGPLGLQTRDLTWKPEYRKAVATSIDTLKLLKKTDRGLDTAKFIDDQYIRAAFKAAGQDYDKALKDYAPLPLKANDAATGKPITDFKRLAQIWVRGEDKVRHYASPEAALTALAQLEQEGKDIRAIYAQATDSGIKLLANQAWFVRSDKGELSAFLLKSQAEQYAQQHGGTALDFVSANQKLVAQR
- a CDS encoding fumarate reductase/succinate dehydrogenase flavoprotein subunit is translated as MSTREQEYDIVVIGGGTAGPMAAIKAKEKNRELRVLLLDKANVKRSGAISMGMDGLNNAIIPGHATPEQYTKEITIANDGIVNQATVHAYATHSFETIEQLDRWGVKFEKDETGDYAVKKVHHMGAYVLPMPEGHDIKKVLYRQLKRARVEISNRVVCTRLLLDGEGAACGVMGFDCRSGEFRVIRAKAVILACGAAGRLGLPSSGYLMGTYENPTNAGDGYAMAYHAGAELSNLECFQINPLIKDYNGPACAYVTGPLGGYTTNSKGERFIECDYWSGQMMWEFHQELEGGNGPVFLKLDHLAEETIQTIEEILHSNERPSRGQFHANRGTDYRSQMVEMHISEIGFCSGHSASGVWVNEKAETSVKGLYAAGDMAAVPHNYMLGAFTYGWFAGVNAADYVAGRDFAEIDADQVARERARVFAPLEREHGLPPAQVEYKLRRMVNDYLQPPKVTKKMEIGLARFAEIERDLAQMKASNPHELMRAMEVAVIRDCAEMAARASLFRAESRWGLYHHRVDFPERNDAEWFCHCHLKKGEDGRMTSFKKAVEPYLIPLDAEEQQAYDRLRVRSDAA
- a CDS encoding ferredoxin family protein, with protein sequence MAHQPQEIFFRSSAPVTIDEDKCIAEKGCTVCVEVCPMDLLAINPATQKAYMAFDECWYCMPCEKDCPTGAVRVEIPYLLR
- a CDS encoding gamma-butyrobetaine hydroxylase-like domain-containing protein — its product is MGAPRALRNSRSQARLSLEWDDGEQQQISHTRLRGACPCSQCKAARLRGVIGLVDQDVRLERIALQGYGVQLVFSDGHERGIYPWEYLRDLGGAGTDL
- a CDS encoding PLP-dependent aspartate aminotransferase family protein, with protein sequence MSTPKPGLSTRSVHSGNDVDRRMVTRPKSLPIYESSVFVYDSLEQVDDFLAGNPDNYMYTRIANPNQAAVEDLVCQLEGGSAALFSASGMASVSAALLGRLSAGDHLIASRELYGTTQSLIEKELVRFGITATLVEINDLAAVEAAITPATKLIYTETASNPLVRVSNVPALARLARARGLKLLVDNTFLSPALYNPLAEGADLVLHSTTKYLNGHSDATGGILVGDAEWIAQARRFQINAGGSASPFEAWLTFRGAKTLALRMKAHSANAQALAEALEAHPKVAQVFYPGLPSHPDHALAQRLFPKGASGMLSFTLHGGLAEVDALIRALKNTAFAPSLAGVASSITHPGKTSHRALSPEALAELDIHDGTIRVSVGIEDAADIVADFVQALDSL
- a CDS encoding ABC transporter ATP-binding protein, with product MSSFERAVEPGRIEARGVSIRLGQGRDAFEAVQALDFAIAPGEFVCILGPSGCGKSTLLGALAGHLKPCAGSLEVDGQPVEGPSPERGMVFQHHTLLPWRNVLDNVAFGLKMQGIGKLERQRRAAEFLGLVGLGDFAGRWPSQLSGGMQQRAEIARVLINRPRLLLMDEPFGALDAQTRSRMQELLLDIWTRIRTTVVFVTHDIDEALFLADRILVMSPRPGRFIEDLRLDFPRPRRVSLLTSPGFTHLKRHCLELLRHEEGRELPRLTPLGLPTDHPPLRVAL
- a CDS encoding GntR family transcriptional regulator; translated protein: MAELLPLSPVPLYSQLKELLRGRILDGTYPPHSRMPSESELGKAFGVSRITVRQALGDLQKEGLIFKIHGKGTFVAKPKAFQNVSTLQGLAESMTQMGYEVLNRLRSFKHVPASAPVAARLQVEEGSPVTEIRRVRLINREPVSLEITWLPKAVGEKLEKADLATRDIFLILENDCGIPLGHADLAIDAVLADGDLTQALEVEEGSPIMRIERLTHAADGTPLDFEHLYYRGDAFQYRLRIDRQKGPQA
- a CDS encoding HEAT repeat domain-containing protein, giving the protein MTNRETDNPEILELLPRLVDDDAGVRRIALIELADLEDPEGLPWLTDALVVDPAAEVRAEAARLLEAWEEPEVVQALCAALADAADPVRLAAAQSLSELKSLEAGQLILPWVTHADAFVRSSALRALRELRLEDAAGPALLALADADAAVRREAVGILGWLKHEAALPQLARLASDDADFEVRRAATGALGLARDAGVLPALYAALRDSTWQVREEAATTLGKVGLAEAGSALVLALEDDYWQVRLRAARALGRLRYRQALGELAGLLGHGIANLRKEAALALGELGDAAGLPALRAAEADSDPEVRKAVRIALAQLQGAA
- a CDS encoding ABC transporter permease — protein: MTNLYRWPLRLASLAVCLLFWQLAANARLDLGLFTFTYVPTPAAVLDAAWQLAHSSKLLPHLASSLSRVFAGYLAAALLGVLLGLVIGRSKWAEDSLLPPLEVLRPIPAVAWIPLAILMFPSSELSMVFITFTGALFPVLLNTVHGVEAVDPRLIASARSLGAGRLAILREVILPGAAPSIVTGLAIGMGTSWFCLVTAEMISGQFGIGYYTWESYVVQNYADIVVGMLLIGLLGMGSSALVKRLGALATPWYHARRNA
- a CDS encoding MetQ/NlpA family ABC transporter substrate-binding protein, giving the protein MKKTLLLTALAAALSVTLAQAGEKLVVAATPVPHAEILELVKPQLAKEGVDLEVKVFTDYVQPNLQVDQKHLDANYFQTKPYLDNFNSGKGTHLVIVKGVHVEPFGGYSSKHKSLKELPDGATIAIPNEGSNSGRALLLLQKSGLLKLKDPKNALATPKDIAENPHNFKFKELEAALLPRVLDQVDLALINTNYALEAKLNPSKDALVLEDRTSPYVNYLVARPDNKDSDAIKKLSAALTSPEVKAFIEQKYSGAVVPAF